Sequence from the Mesorhizobium sp. PAMC28654 genome:
CGAGCCCAGCGGGCTCCAGCTTTCGGTGTGGATGTCATGCTTGGCATGAAAATCCCGGAGGTCGCGCTGCTGAAGCCGAGGATGCAGCTCGATCTGGTTGACCACCGGTGTCTCGCCGGTCTCGCCGATGATCCGCTCCAGATGGTCGCGGTTGAAGTTGGATACGCCGATCGACTTGATGCGGCCGTCCTTCTTCAGTTCGATGAGCGTCTTCCATGCCTCGACATATCGGTCCTGGCTGGGCACCGGCCAGTGGATCAGGAACAGGTCGATCTGGTCGATGCCGAGCTTGGACATCGTGTCGTCGAAAGCCTTGAGGGCGGCGTCGCGCTTATGGGCGCCGTTGCGCAGTTTCGAGGTGATGAACAGGTCGCCGCGCGGCACGCCGGCGGAGCGGATCGCTTCGCCGACACCTTCCTCGTTGTTGTAGCCTTCGGCGGTGTCGATCAGCCGGTAGCCGGCCTCGATGCCCCAGCCCACGACCTTCGCCGTCACGTTGGGGTCGACCTGCCACACGCCAAGGCCGATCTGGGGGATGATGGCGCCGTCGTTCAATTCTATCTGCAAGGGCATGTGCACGTCCTTCTGAAATATGGGGGCGGGAGGTCCCCCCAGTGCAC
This genomic interval carries:
- a CDS encoding aldo/keto reductase: MPLQIELNDGAIIPQIGLGVWQVDPNVTAKVVGWGIEAGYRLIDTAEGYNNEEGVGEAIRSAGVPRGDLFITSKLRNGAHKRDAALKAFDDTMSKLGIDQIDLFLIHWPVPSQDRYVEAWKTLIELKKDGRIKSIGVSNFNRDHLERIIGETGETPVVNQIELHPRLQQRDLRDFHAKHDIHTESWSPLGSGRLLTDAAIAAIAKKYGKSVAQTIIRWHLQEGLIVIPKSVHQDRIAANLDVSDFELTAADMSTIRGMDSRDGRTGPDPATAAFLF